The Ornithinimicrobium faecis region TGATCACGACGGGACGGCGGACGGCCAAGGGCGTGACCGGCTATGACCTGACGGGCCTGTTTGTCGGCTCCGAGGGGACCATCGGTGTGGTCACCGAGGCCGTGCTGAAGCTTGTGCCGGCCCCCGACCCCGCGCTGACGGTGCTCGCGGTCTTTGACTCTCTCGACGCCACGATGAAGGGGGTCGAGGCCCTGCGCGGGCAGCGGCACACCCCGAGCCTGTTGGAGCTGCTGGACGGCCCGAGCGTCGCGGCGATCCAGGCGTTCGGCGACTATGGCTTCCCGGCCGACGCCGGTGGGCTGCTGCTGGTCCAGTCCGACCGGATCGGGCACGCGCACGAGGACGTCCTGGCCTATGCCGAGGCCCTCACCGCCGCGGGCGCGACCGACGTGGCCGTGGCCGATGACCCGAAGGAGGCCGACCTGCTGCTGCAGGGGCGGCGGGCCCTCAACCCGGCGCTGGAGGCCAAGGGGCCACGGATGATCGAGGACGTCTGCGTGCCCGTCGGGCGGCTGGACGAGCTGGTGCGCGCTGTGCACCAGATCGCGGAGCGGCGCGGGTTGGAGGCGACCAGTGGCGGGCACGCGGGTGACGGCAACCTGCACCCGTGCTTCTTCTACGACGCGCAGAATCCCGCGCAGGTCGACGCAGCGCAGGCGGCCTTCGGCGAGGTCGTTGAGACCGCGTGGGCGCTGGGCGGCACCCTCACCGGTGAGCACGGTGTGGGCACGCTGAAGGCCGCCTGGCTCGAGGGTGAGCTCGGCGCCGCCGAGGTCGCCCGCCAGCGCAGCATCAAGGCGCTCTTTGACCCGTTGGGCATCATGAACCCGGGTCGCGTCTTCGGCTTGGGCACGGATCGGCCGTGACTTGGAGATGTCGCCAGGAATCAACCAGCGCGGTGTCTTGCACCCGAGCAAAGTCCTCCTCGTTGAGGTCGGCACGCCAGACTGGCCGGCATGGACACCGCCTGCGCTGCACACCAGCTCCAAGCTCGACGGGCGAGCGGGAGACTCATCCGTTGCTCGTGACTGTCGATGTGTGGCCACGTCACACGTCATGCTGGTGAGGTCGCGCCCGCGGCCCAGAACCGGAGGACCCCACTATGAGCCGCTATCTGATCCTGTTGCCAGCCCCTGAGGCCGAGTGGGCCCAGCTGCCTCCCGAGACCCACGAGGCCGGCATGCGCTCCCATGGACAGTTCCACCAGGACCTGGCTGCCGGCGGTCACGAGATCCTGGTGGGCGGACCACTCGACCCGTCCGACCAGGCCACCTCCCTGCGGCCCGATGGTCAGGGCGGGACGCTGGTCACCGACGGCCCGTTCACCGAGTCGGTGGAGCAGATCGTCGGCTTCTATCTGATCAGGAGCGACGACGAGGCCGGCCTGCGCTCCATCTGCGAGCGCTTCTCCTCCCGCGGCGAGCTGATCGAGTTCCGGAGGATGGCGGAGTGAACACAGCCGCACCCGGCCTCGTGCAGCGCTGGACAACCAGCGCAACCGCTACGAGAGCTCGGGTGCGACGTGCGAGACCTCTATGAAAATGCGGGTGGGACGTACGAGACCTCTATCAAAATGCGGGGGGAGTCAGTTGGAGCCCAGCTTGAGCAGCTCGCCGCTCTTGCGGTCGGCGAGGTACTCCTTCATCTCCGACTTGATCACCGGCAGCAGCAGGTAGAGGCCGAGGATGTTGACGAAGGCGCAGACAAACAGGAACGAGTCCGCGAAGGCGACGACCTCACCCAGGGTCAGCACGCAGCCCATCACGGTGAAGACACAGAAGACCGTCTTGTAGATCACGATGGAGGCCCGTGCGCGGCCGAACAGGTACTCCCAGGCCTTCTGTCCGTAGTAGGACCAGGTGATCAGCGTGCTGAACGCGAACAGGGCCACCGCGACCGCCAGGAGGATCGGGAACCAGGAGACCACCGACTCGAAGGCGTCCGAGGTCAGCAGCACGCCGCTGGCGTCCGGCTCCTCGCCCGCAGCGGCCTGAGCACGCGAGGTCTCAAAGAGCGAGGTGTCCGCGACGACGATGGTCAGGGCGGTCATGGTGCAGACGATGACAGTGTCGACAAAGGGCTCCAGGAGGGCGACGAAGCCCTCGGAGACCGGGCGACGGGTCTTGACCGCCGAGTGCGCAATGGCCGCGGAGCCCAGGCCGGCCTCGTTGGAGAAGGCCGCGCGCTGCATGCCGACGATCATCACGCCGATGACGCCGCCGGCGACACCCTGGGGGTTGAAGGCGCCCTCAAAGATGCCCGTGATGGCCGACGGGATGTGGGAGGCGTTGACAAGCAGCACGGTGAGGCAGCAGACCACATAGAGGGTGCCCATGGCGGGCACGAGCTTGTCGGTGACCCTCGCGATGGAGCGGATGCCGCCGATGATCACCAGCGCGACCAGTCCTGCCAGGACCAGGCCAAAGATCAGGGACGCACCGTCGCCAGCCAGGAAGCTGTCCTCCTTGCCGGTGACCTCGGTGATCTGCACGTAGGTCTGGTTGGCCTGGAACATGTTGCCGCCGGCGACACCGAAGAACAGGATGGCCACGGCATAGATGCCGGTCATGATCTTGGCGACATGCCCGTTGATCTTGCCGTAGGCGACCAGCAGATACTTGAACGGACCGCCCGAGACGGTGCCATCCTCGTTGATCTCGCGGTATTTCACACCGAGGGTGCACTCGGCAAATTTCGTGGCCATGCCGAGCAGGCCGGCCAGGATCATCCAGAAGGTCGCGCCGGGGCCACCGATGGTCACCGCGATCGCAACACCGGCGATGTTGCCCAGGCCGACGGTGCCCGATAGTGCCGAGGCCAGTGCCTGGAAGTGGGTCACCTCACCTGGGTCGTCGGGTGAGCTGAACTTGCCGCGCACCACATCAAAGGAGGTCGCGATCCCGCGAGCCTGGACGAACCCGAAGTACACCGTGCAGATCACGGCTCCGACCAGCAGCCAGAGGACGACGAACGGTGGGCCGTCGCTCCAGCCCGGGATCTGGAAGAAGACGACCTGCGCCGCAAACTCCTGGATCGGCTTGAAGACGTCGTTGATCGCCTTCTCGATGTCCGCGAGGAAGCCAGTGGACTCGACGGTCTCCTGCAGTTTGGGCACGATAGCGGGGTTCAACAACATTCCCCCATGGGAGACCCAACAGCCAGATCGGGCAACCGCTCAGCCCAAACTTTGCCAAACTGTTACCAGATCATGGAACAACGGCCTCTCGTTGCGCGTTTTCTCTGGCCACGGTTTGTCCGGAAGGGCACTCGCACCGACCCATCGGTCCCGGTTCGGTGACACACGGTCCGGATGGGAGAATGCCGCCCATGACCACTGACGCCACACGCACCGCACACCTGACCCCGGTCACCCTCCCGGACAAGCCGTCCGTGGACGGGCTGGAGGCCAAGTGGGCGGCCGTATGGCAGCAGAACGACACCTACGCGTTCGACCGCGAGGCCGCCCTCGCCGCGGACCGCAGCCAGATCTTCGCGATCGACACTCCCCCGCCGACGGCCAGCGGCAGCCTGCACGTGGGGCACGTCTTCGGCTACACCCAGGCCGACTGCCTGGCCCGCTATCAGCGGATGACCGGCAAGCACGTCTTCTATCCCATCGGCTGGGACGACAACGGCCTGCCCACGGAGCGGCGCGTCCAGAACTACTACGGCGTGCGCGGTGACGCGACCCTGCCGCACGACCCGGACTTCACGCCTCCCCAGCAGGGTGGCGACACCAAGTCGTCCAAGGCGGCCAACCAGCTCCCCATCGGCCGGGCCAACTTCATCGAGCTCTGCGAGGAGCTCACCGTCCTGGACGAGAAGACCTTCGAGGACACCTTCCGCACCCTCGGGCTGAGCATCGACTGGAATGTGCAATACCGCACCATCGACGACCGGTCCCGCGCCGTGGCCCAGCAGGCCTTCCTGCGCAACCTGGCGCGCGGCGAGGCCTATCAGTCCGAGGCGCCGGGCCTGTGGGACATCACCTTCCAGACGGCCGTCGCCCAGGCCGAGCTCGAGGCCCGCGACTATCCCGGGCACTATCACCGCGTCGCCTTCCACACGGACGACCCGGCCGCGCCGGTGTATATCGAGACGACCCGCCCCGAGCTGGTCCCCTCGGTCGTGGCGCTGATCGCCCACCCCGACGACGAGCGGTATGCCGCGCTGTTCGGCAGCACCGTCCGCTCGCCCCTGTTTGGGGTCGAGGTGCCCGTCCTGGCCCACCCGATGGTGGAGATGGACAAGGGCGCCGGCATCGCGATGTGCTGCACGTTCGGTGACCTGAGCGACGTCATCTGGTGGCGCGAGCTGTCCCTGCCGACCCGCTCGGTCATTACCCGCAACGGCCGGTTGCAGGCCGAGACCCCGCAGTGGCTGGCTGGGGGTCCCGGCGAGGCGCTGTATGCCGAGGAGCTGGCTGGCAAGACGACCTTCAGTGCGCGCAAGGCAGTGGTCGAGGCACTGCAGGCCTCCGGTGACCTGGACGGTGAGCCGAAGGCGACCCAGCGCAAGGCCAACTTCTTTGAGAAGGGCGACAAGCCCCTGGAGATCGTCACCAGCCGCCAGTGGTACATCCGCAACGGTGGCAAGGACGCCGACCTCAATGCGGCGCTGGTCGCCCGGGGCGAGCAGATCGACTTCCACCCGGCGTTCATGCGCTCGCGCTACAAGAACTGGGTCGAGGGGCTCAACGGCGACTGGCTGGTCAGCCGCCAGCGCTTCTTCGGAGTGCAGTTCCCGGTCTGGTATGCCGTGGACGCCGAGGGCGACATCGACTACGACACGGTGCTGACTCCTGACGAGTCGCGCCTGCCGATCGACCCGCTGTCGCAGGCGCCCGAGGGTTACACCGAGGACCAGCGCGACCAGCCCGGTGGCTTCACCGGGGACCCGGACGTGATGGACACCTGGGCGACGTCGTCACTGTCCCCGCAGATCGCGGCCGGGTGGCCGCTGAGCGGCCGTGCCGACGGTGAGCTGGGCAACGACAGCGAGCTGTTCGCCAAGGTCTTCCCGTTCGACATGCGCCCGCAGGG contains the following coding sequences:
- a CDS encoding FAD-binding oxidoreductase — protein: MPILPDSLRDRVVSDADVARTYGVDASPGASAPDQFTVVRARDRADVVEVLSYAVAHQVPVVPQGARTATTGAAVALEGGIVLNTEAINHVEIDPVERIAVVGPGVVNADLKSQLTAYGLAYPPDPASSASCTIGGNIATNAGGLCCVKYGVTADYVRGLEVVLPGGEVITTGRRTAKGVTGYDLTGLFVGSEGTIGVVTEAVLKLVPAPDPALTVLAVFDSLDATMKGVEALRGQRHTPSLLELLDGPSVAAIQAFGDYGFPADAGGLLLVQSDRIGHAHEDVLAYAEALTAAGATDVAVADDPKEADLLLQGRRALNPALEAKGPRMIEDVCVPVGRLDELVRAVHQIAERRGLEATSGGHAGDGNLHPCFFYDAQNPAQVDAAQAAFGEVVETAWALGGTLTGEHGVGTLKAAWLEGELGAAEVARQRSIKALFDPLGIMNPGRVFGLGTDRP
- a CDS encoding YciI family protein, encoding MSRYLILLPAPEAEWAQLPPETHEAGMRSHGQFHQDLAAGGHEILVGGPLDPSDQATSLRPDGQGGTLVTDGPFTESVEQIVGFYLIRSDDEAGLRSICERFSSRGELIEFRRMAE
- a CDS encoding alanine/glycine:cation symporter family protein, whose amino-acid sequence is MQETVESTGFLADIEKAINDVFKPIQEFAAQVVFFQIPGWSDGPPFVVLWLLVGAVICTVYFGFVQARGIATSFDVVRGKFSSPDDPGEVTHFQALASALSGTVGLGNIAGVAIAVTIGGPGATFWMILAGLLGMATKFAECTLGVKYREINEDGTVSGGPFKYLLVAYGKINGHVAKIMTGIYAVAILFFGVAGGNMFQANQTYVQITEVTGKEDSFLAGDGASLIFGLVLAGLVALVIIGGIRSIARVTDKLVPAMGTLYVVCCLTVLLVNASHIPSAITGIFEGAFNPQGVAGGVIGVMIVGMQRAAFSNEAGLGSAAIAHSAVKTRRPVSEGFVALLEPFVDTVIVCTMTALTIVVADTSLFETSRAQAAAGEEPDASGVLLTSDAFESVVSWFPILLAVAVALFAFSTLITWSYYGQKAWEYLFGRARASIVIYKTVFCVFTVMGCVLTLGEVVAFADSFLFVCAFVNILGLYLLLPVIKSEMKEYLADRKSGELLKLGSN
- the valS gene encoding valine--tRNA ligase; translated protein: MTTDATRTAHLTPVTLPDKPSVDGLEAKWAAVWQQNDTYAFDREAALAADRSQIFAIDTPPPTASGSLHVGHVFGYTQADCLARYQRMTGKHVFYPIGWDDNGLPTERRVQNYYGVRGDATLPHDPDFTPPQQGGDTKSSKAANQLPIGRANFIELCEELTVLDEKTFEDTFRTLGLSIDWNVQYRTIDDRSRAVAQQAFLRNLARGEAYQSEAPGLWDITFQTAVAQAELEARDYPGHYHRVAFHTDDPAAPVYIETTRPELVPSVVALIAHPDDERYAALFGSTVRSPLFGVEVPVLAHPMVEMDKGAGIAMCCTFGDLSDVIWWRELSLPTRSVITRNGRLQAETPQWLAGGPGEALYAEELAGKTTFSARKAVVEALQASGDLDGEPKATQRKANFFEKGDKPLEIVTSRQWYIRNGGKDADLNAALVARGEQIDFHPAFMRSRYKNWVEGLNGDWLVSRQRFFGVQFPVWYAVDAEGDIDYDTVLTPDESRLPIDPLSQAPEGYTEDQRDQPGGFTGDPDVMDTWATSSLSPQIAAGWPLSGRADGELGNDSELFAKVFPFDMRPQGHDIIRTWLFATVVRAHLEHDSVPWTDAYVNGWILDPDRKKMSKSKGNATTPLGMLEQNGTDAVRYWAAAARPGVDTVDDASQMKVGRRLAIKILNASKFALGMSHHGLPDGAEAPLADDLPTLVGRVQNPLDRAMLAGLAEVVQAATDAYDGYDYSKALDATEAFFWTFCDDYLELVKERAYGSDSALERAEVESARAALQVALDVLLRLLAPVISFATEEVWSWWHTDSVHTQPWPVVEEIAAGAEGGDPRMLQVVGQALAGVRRAKSEAKVSMRTEVSTTTMNGPEADLELVRAAEADLRSAGKVTGEVGYAATDSFAVSDTALVEATPSA